The Desulfitobacterium chlororespirans DSM 11544 genome window below encodes:
- the eam gene encoding glutamate 2,3-aminomutase has translation MAVEFLPPNPRQASQARALELKQKVQSYNKRKETIPCGLALSEEFNENRDFILDQLDADLEDWQDWKWQLKNRIQDAENLSTLLPLTPKQRHEINEVGKVYRWAVSPYYLSLINKDDPRDPIRLQSLPSVEEILDDSGEVDPMGEEYTSPAPCITRRYPDRLIINVTNLCAMYCRHCQRRRNIGEIDLHETRANLEAALDYIRSNPEIRDVLVTGGDALLLSDQMLDWLLGELHEIKHVEIKRIGTRVPVTLPMRITDELCAILEKYPPLYINTQFNHPQEVTEETKKAADRLIKAGVILGNQAVLLKGINDQPEIMKRLNQELLKIRVRPYYIFHAKNVKGTSHFIPRIQDGLRIMESLRGYTSGLAIPTYIINAPGGGGKTPILPQYLISLNDEEAVIRTWEGKVVHYPNH, from the coding sequence ATGGCAGTAGAATTTCTCCCCCCTAACCCAAGACAGGCTTCACAAGCAAGGGCTTTGGAATTAAAACAAAAAGTTCAATCCTACAACAAGCGCAAAGAAACGATTCCCTGCGGCCTTGCCTTGAGCGAAGAATTTAATGAAAACCGAGACTTTATATTGGATCAGTTGGATGCCGACCTGGAGGATTGGCAGGATTGGAAGTGGCAGCTTAAAAACCGCATTCAGGATGCTGAGAACTTGAGCACCCTGCTTCCCCTAACCCCAAAGCAAAGACATGAAATCAACGAAGTAGGCAAGGTCTATCGTTGGGCTGTTTCACCCTATTATTTAAGCCTGATCAATAAAGATGATCCTCGGGATCCCATCCGTCTGCAAAGTCTCCCTTCTGTGGAAGAAATCCTCGACGATTCCGGAGAAGTAGATCCCATGGGAGAAGAGTATACATCCCCTGCGCCTTGCATCACACGTCGTTACCCGGATCGCCTCATTATTAATGTAACCAATTTATGTGCTATGTATTGCAGGCACTGCCAACGCCGACGGAATATCGGTGAAATTGACCTCCATGAAACTCGTGCTAACCTGGAGGCCGCCTTGGATTATATACGCTCCAATCCAGAGATTCGGGATGTGCTGGTCACCGGCGGCGATGCCCTCCTTCTCAGCGATCAAATGCTGGACTGGTTATTGGGGGAATTGCATGAAATTAAGCATGTGGAGATCAAACGTATCGGCACCCGGGTTCCCGTCACTCTGCCCATGCGCATTACCGATGAGCTCTGCGCTATTCTTGAAAAATATCCACCCCTTTATATCAATACTCAATTCAATCATCCCCAAGAGGTGACTGAGGAAACCAAAAAAGCTGCTGATCGCTTAATTAAAGCGGGAGTCATCTTGGGCAACCAAGCAGTTCTTCTCAAAGGAATCAATGACCAACCAGAGATTATGAAACGCCTTAACCAAGAACTTCTTAAAATTCGCGTTCGCCCCTACTATATTTTCCACGCCAAAAATGTTAAAGGCACGAGCCACTTTATTCCCCGTATTCAGGACGGGTTAAGAATTATGGAAAGCTTACGCGGCTACACCTCCGGTTTGGCCATTCCGACCTATATTATTAATGCCCCGGGAGGCGGTGGCAAAACCCCCATCTTACCACAATACCTTATTTCCCTAAACGATGAAGAAGCAGTCATAAGAACCTGGGAAGGTAAAGTTGTGCATTATCCTAATCATTAA